One stretch of Methylococcus capsulatus DNA includes these proteins:
- the rsxG gene encoding electron transport complex subunit RsxG translates to MNRKQHPVIVAAFILGVFSVVGTGLVSMVFRHTEPLIEANERATLLRSIEALVPPDSFDNDPLTDTIELADPLLGVRQPVPIYRARKAGKPVTAVLSPIAPDGYNGAIRLLVAVRYDGSLAGVRVLSHKETPGLGDPIDEHKSDWILQFAGLSLQDPPEPRWGVKKDGGDFDQFTGATITPRAVVQAVRKTLQFFRDNRDIVFAPPQQEETP, encoded by the coding sequence ATGAACCGGAAACAGCATCCCGTCATCGTCGCCGCCTTCATCCTCGGTGTGTTTTCGGTCGTCGGCACCGGGCTGGTGTCCATGGTCTTCCGCCACACCGAACCGCTCATCGAGGCCAACGAGCGGGCCACCCTCCTCCGTTCCATCGAGGCACTGGTGCCACCGGATTCCTTCGACAATGATCCACTGACGGACACCATCGAGCTTGCCGACCCCCTGCTCGGCGTACGGCAGCCAGTGCCGATCTACCGCGCGCGCAAAGCCGGAAAACCCGTCACCGCCGTGCTCTCGCCCATCGCGCCGGATGGCTACAATGGTGCGATCCGTCTGCTGGTCGCCGTCCGCTACGACGGCAGCCTGGCCGGCGTGCGTGTGCTAAGCCACAAAGAAACCCCTGGCCTCGGCGACCCCATCGACGAACACAAATCGGATTGGATCCTGCAGTTCGCCGGCCTGTCGCTGCAGGACCCGCCCGAACCACGCTGGGGCGTGAAGAAGGACGGCGGTGACTTCGACCAGTTCACCGGCGCCACCATCACACCCCGCGCCGTCGTCCAAGCCGTGCGCAAGACGTTGCAATTCTTCCGGGACAACCGGGACATCGTTTTCGCCCCGCCGCAACAAGAGGAGACACCATGA
- a CDS encoding electron transport complex subunit E, with product MNLGPYRKIALDGLWHNNQALVALLGLCPLLAVSSTVVNSLGLGLATTVALVFSNGVVSLVRNHITPEVRLPVFVLVIAANVTVIELLMSAFFHDLYKILGIFIPLIVTNCAIIGRAEAFASKNTVDRAVLDGLFMGLGFTAALMALGAFREIIGTGALLNRAELMFGEGARNWSMRIIENYDGFLLAVLPPGAFIGLGLIIALKNVIDARANVRSHATAPQTASFDPAARKA from the coding sequence ATGAACCTCGGCCCCTACCGCAAGATCGCCCTGGATGGCCTCTGGCACAACAATCAGGCGCTGGTCGCCCTGCTCGGCCTGTGCCCACTGCTCGCCGTCAGCAGCACCGTGGTCAACAGCCTCGGGCTGGGGCTGGCCACCACCGTCGCGCTGGTATTCTCCAATGGAGTGGTTTCACTGGTCCGCAACCACATAACCCCGGAAGTGCGCCTGCCGGTGTTCGTGCTGGTCATCGCCGCCAACGTCACCGTCATCGAGCTGCTGATGAGCGCATTCTTCCACGACCTGTACAAGATCCTCGGCATCTTTATCCCGCTGATCGTCACCAACTGCGCCATCATCGGCCGCGCCGAAGCCTTCGCCTCGAAAAACACGGTGGACCGCGCCGTTCTCGACGGCTTGTTCATGGGATTGGGGTTCACTGCCGCACTGATGGCGCTCGGCGCCTTCCGCGAAATCATCGGCACCGGCGCCCTGCTGAACCGGGCCGAACTGATGTTCGGCGAAGGCGCCCGCAACTGGAGCATGCGGATCATCGAGAACTACGACGGCTTTCTACTGGCCGTTCTGCCGCCCGGCGCTTTCATCGGATTGGGGCTCATCATCGCCCTGAAGAACGTGATCGACGCCCGCGCCAACGTCCGGTCCCACGCCACGGCCCCGCAAACCGCATCGTTCGATCCCGCCGCAAGGAAAGCATGA
- the nth gene encoding endonuclease III, which translates to MNASKRRQIFERLAAAIPEPTTELHYDTPFELLIAVVLSAQATDKGVNKATAKLFAAANTPQAILALGEEGLREYIKTIGLFNSKAKNIIALCERLLERHGGEVPHDRAALEALPGVGRKTANVILNTAFGQPTIAVDTHIFRVANRTRLAPGKTVLAVEKALEKHTPRAFRKDAHHLLILHGRYTCTARKPKCPQCPIADLCEYPEKTAATE; encoded by the coding sequence ATGAACGCGAGTAAGCGGCGGCAGATCTTCGAACGCCTCGCCGCCGCCATTCCCGAACCGACCACCGAGCTACACTACGACACGCCTTTCGAACTGCTGATCGCCGTCGTCCTCTCCGCCCAGGCCACCGACAAAGGCGTCAACAAGGCCACGGCAAAGCTCTTCGCGGCCGCCAACACCCCCCAAGCCATTCTGGCCTTGGGGGAAGAAGGACTGCGCGAATACATCAAGACCATCGGGCTTTTCAACAGCAAGGCCAAAAACATCATCGCCCTGTGCGAACGGCTGCTCGAACGCCACGGCGGCGAAGTACCCCACGACCGCGCAGCCTTGGAGGCCCTGCCCGGCGTCGGCCGCAAAACCGCCAACGTCATTCTCAACACCGCCTTCGGCCAGCCCACCATCGCTGTGGACACCCACATTTTCCGCGTCGCCAACCGCACCCGTCTGGCGCCGGGCAAGACTGTGCTTGCTGTGGAAAAAGCGCTGGAAAAACACACGCCGCGCGCATTTCGGAAGGATGCCCACCACCTTCTCATCCTGCACGGCCGCTACACCTGCACCGCCCGCAAGCCCAAATGCCCGCAGTGCCCCATCGCCGACCTGTGCGAATATCCGGAAAAGACTGCCGCCACCGAGTGA
- a CDS encoding AraC family transcriptional regulator, which yields MGSLLVFSSNQLPECDRFDLWRETASSGPGAVDVAHVDRSPFFGRVEWLPLGNIDAYRVSFSAVTFTRSRRWIDRDGFDGFSFHINLSGRSETSRRKDRTVLDGFSATGYSYGQPFEAALIPPAGRYCESLNLVIPREDMLQKAPQAERFMGALHANQAPLRLLSRYLMLLSNTPAEDSRLNHLAGNHVLDLLALLLGPTRDAEHKAKLHGLRAVRLAALKRYLHDHHHHPRLSVATAARALNISERYLHDLIAETGESFTEMVNRLRLERACRLLCDPRQRHLRIGEIAFASGFNDLSYFNRLFRRRFGETPGTFKTGAHRTPEDCGPPDRRDPPGALDIGHD from the coding sequence GTGGGCAGCCTACTCGTTTTTTCCAGCAACCAACTGCCGGAGTGTGATCGCTTCGACCTCTGGCGAGAGACGGCGTCCAGCGGGCCGGGAGCGGTCGACGTCGCCCACGTCGATCGAAGCCCTTTTTTCGGGCGGGTTGAATGGCTTCCTTTGGGGAATATCGACGCCTACAGGGTTTCGTTCAGCGCGGTGACTTTTACCCGCTCCCGCCGCTGGATCGACCGCGATGGCTTCGATGGATTCAGCTTCCACATCAATCTGAGCGGACGCAGCGAAACCTCGCGCCGCAAGGACAGAACGGTGCTGGACGGTTTCAGCGCAACCGGCTATTCGTACGGCCAACCGTTCGAAGCCGCACTCATTCCACCGGCGGGCCGGTACTGCGAAAGTCTGAATCTGGTCATCCCCCGTGAGGATATGCTGCAGAAGGCGCCCCAGGCGGAGCGGTTCATGGGCGCACTCCATGCAAATCAGGCGCCGCTGCGATTGCTGTCGCGGTATCTGATGCTTCTGAGCAACACGCCGGCCGAGGATTCCCGGCTCAACCATCTGGCCGGCAACCACGTCCTTGACCTGCTCGCCTTGCTGTTGGGGCCGACCCGGGATGCCGAACATAAGGCGAAGCTCCACGGCTTACGTGCGGTGCGGTTGGCGGCATTGAAACGATACCTGCATGACCATCATCACCACCCTCGATTGTCGGTGGCCACGGCGGCGCGGGCCTTGAACATTTCTGAACGGTATCTGCACGATCTGATCGCAGAAACCGGCGAAAGCTTCACTGAAATGGTCAACCGCCTACGGCTGGAGCGGGCGTGCCGGCTGCTGTGCGACCCCAGGCAGCGGCACCTTCGCATCGGCGAGATCGCTTTCGCTTCGGGCTTCAACGATTTGTCTTATTTCAACCGTCTGTTCCGGCGTCGGTTCGGCGAAACCCCGGGCACTTTCAAGACGGGCGCACACCGGACCCCGGAGGACTGCGGCCCGCCCGACCGGCGGGATCCTCCCGGTGCTCTGGACATCGGGCACGACTGA
- a CDS encoding GlcG/HbpS family heme-binding protein translates to MFNVKQICGAVTGLFLSSSAVWSATCADLEKQGLTYDNMKSTLSSVVSLDNGGLGFPMWLTLVDGSGTICNVTNSLSPSQDVTADIWLGSRNISAQKANAANAFSTGDLALSTANLYTATQPSGSLYGLQASNPIDPTLSYGGSAIKFGAKNDPLKGKRIGGINVFGGGLALYNSAKQKVGAIGVSGDTSCTDHVVAWKVRELLAGGAFAVKNVPAGVSPGNNDAMIQDIVKDNGIGNQASLSGFGHPTCLNNPGPGVNAGSIYGAVQQ, encoded by the coding sequence ATGTTCAACGTCAAACAAATCTGCGGGGCCGTAACCGGCCTCTTTCTTTCATCGAGTGCCGTCTGGTCGGCGACTTGCGCCGACCTGGAAAAGCAGGGGTTGACCTACGACAACATGAAGTCGACACTCAGCAGCGTGGTATCGCTGGACAACGGCGGCTTGGGTTTTCCCATGTGGTTGACCCTGGTAGACGGCAGCGGCACCATCTGCAACGTGACCAACTCCTTGAGCCCATCGCAGGATGTGACGGCGGACATCTGGCTGGGCAGCCGTAACATTTCCGCCCAAAAAGCCAATGCAGCCAATGCTTTCAGCACCGGTGACCTCGCGCTATCCACCGCCAATCTCTATACCGCCACTCAGCCCAGCGGCAGCCTCTACGGTCTGCAGGCCAGCAATCCGATCGATCCGACCTTGTCCTATGGCGGCAGCGCCATCAAGTTCGGCGCCAAGAACGACCCGTTGAAGGGCAAGCGCATAGGCGGTATCAACGTGTTCGGCGGGGGGCTCGCACTCTACAATTCCGCCAAGCAGAAGGTCGGCGCGATCGGCGTATCGGGAGACACTTCCTGCACCGACCACGTCGTGGCATGGAAAGTACGCGAATTGCTGGCTGGTGGCGCCTTTGCCGTCAAGAATGTCCCGGCCGGCGTTTCTCCGGGTAACAACGACGCGATGATCCAGGACATCGTCAAGGACAACGGAATCGGCAATCAGGCCAGCTTGAGCGGATTCGGGCATCCGACCTGCCTCAACAATCCGGGGCCGGGAGTGAACGCCGGTTCGATCTATGGTGCAGTTCAACAATAA
- a CDS encoding urate hydroxylase PuuD, with protein MEIITTKAGIEMLLRWGHFLGGITWIGLLYYFNFVQTEYMKEADAGAKSDVLRKLAPRALWWFRWGAMVTFLTGIAIMGVRGGGMSIDIYVGALLGTLMFLNVWLVIWPNQKVVIASAEGVAGGAEPLPDAAEALAAAGVASRSNVMFSVPMLFFMGASGHYPHGGFGLIAFLTVFAVVMVLEYNAIYKALVRCPQCNRFKLPPAGILGPMASIAGVIGCGFGLAVVLFLILEVLT; from the coding sequence ATGGAAATCATCACGACCAAAGCCGGCATTGAAATGCTGTTGCGTTGGGGGCATTTTCTGGGCGGCATCACCTGGATCGGGCTGCTCTATTATTTCAATTTCGTCCAGACCGAATACATGAAGGAAGCAGACGCCGGCGCAAAATCGGACGTCCTGCGCAAGCTCGCGCCCCGGGCGCTGTGGTGGTTCCGCTGGGGAGCGATGGTGACCTTCCTGACCGGTATTGCCATCATGGGAGTCCGGGGCGGCGGCATGTCGATCGACATCTATGTCGGCGCCCTGCTCGGCACCTTGATGTTCCTGAACGTCTGGCTGGTGATCTGGCCTAACCAGAAGGTCGTCATCGCCTCCGCAGAGGGGGTGGCGGGGGGCGCCGAGCCGCTGCCGGATGCGGCCGAGGCGCTCGCTGCGGCGGGTGTGGCATCGCGCAGCAACGTGATGTTCTCAGTGCCGATGTTGTTTTTCATGGGCGCCTCCGGCCATTATCCGCACGGTGGTTTCGGGCTGATCGCGTTCCTGACGGTTTTCGCCGTAGTCATGGTGCTGGAATACAATGCTATCTACAAAGCATTGGTCCGCTGCCCGCAATGCAACAGGTTCAAGCTGCCCCCCGCCGGCATCCTCGGCCCGATGGCCAGCATAGCCGGCGTTATCGGATGCGGATTCGGGCTCGCCGTGGTCCTGTTCCTCATTCTGGAGGTTCTCACCTGA
- a CDS encoding DMT family transporter, which translates to MSVSLAYLSVILLWATTPLAIKWSGEGPGYLFGVTSRMAIGTLCVLMIMLVLRRRMPWHRKALRTYLLASIQVYGAMLAVYWASQFIPSGWISVVFGLSPLFTALMAATLLGERSLTLAKLTGYMLGLAGLAAIFGSALELGPQGVHGVVGVLLSAFLQCLSAVGIKRLDARLPALTTVAGGLTIALPAYLATWVAVDGDWPAMLPVSSIAAIAYLGAIATTVGFALYYYVLSRLSATRVAMISLISPVLALYLGHVLNDEPLSFRIVGGTALILAALLLHQWADRRAAQQEA; encoded by the coding sequence ATGAGCGTTTCCCTCGCTTACCTGAGCGTCATCCTGCTCTGGGCCACCACGCCGCTGGCCATCAAATGGAGCGGGGAAGGACCAGGCTATCTGTTTGGCGTCACCAGCCGCATGGCGATTGGTACCTTGTGCGTGCTGATGATCATGCTCGTCCTGCGGCGCCGCATGCCCTGGCACCGGAAAGCGCTGCGTACCTACCTGCTTGCATCGATCCAGGTTTATGGCGCTATGCTGGCGGTGTACTGGGCTTCTCAGTTCATTCCTTCGGGCTGGATTTCGGTCGTGTTCGGACTGTCACCCCTCTTCACGGCGCTGATGGCGGCAACCCTGCTGGGTGAACGCAGCCTCACGTTGGCCAAGCTGACCGGCTATATGCTGGGACTGGCTGGACTTGCGGCCATCTTCGGTTCGGCCTTGGAGCTGGGACCGCAGGGCGTCCATGGCGTCGTCGGCGTACTGTTGTCCGCCTTCTTGCAGTGTCTCAGCGCAGTCGGCATCAAGCGGCTGGACGCCCGGCTGCCCGCCCTGACGACAGTGGCCGGCGGACTGACGATCGCCCTGCCGGCCTATCTCGCGACCTGGGTGGCGGTCGACGGCGATTGGCCGGCGATGCTGCCCGTCAGCAGCATCGCCGCCATCGCCTATCTGGGTGCGATCGCCACGACGGTCGGGTTCGCGCTCTACTATTATGTGCTGAGCCGTCTTTCGGCGACACGAGTGGCGATGATCAGCCTGATTTCACCGGTGCTGGCCTTGTACCTGGGCCATGTCCTGAACGACGAACCGCTCTCGTTCAGGATCGTAGGCGGCACTGCTCTGATCCTGGCGGCTTTGTTGCTGCACCAGTGGGCCGATCGACGAGCGGCACAACAGGAGGCGTAA
- a CDS encoding 2-hydroxyacid dehydrogenase, with amino-acid sequence MNYETGPEHRADLQNRLAPGVRLSMGEWRPKAGFDILVSGAPTARELESNPRLRAVIVPWVGVPLATLDLMQEFPHIALHNLPYNIGPTAEMGVALLLAAAKRIVPSDRRFRQGYWSEDPSSKIPGSVMLDGGLALILGYGRIGRRIGAACRGLGMRVAGVRRNPGTTAEEHAMGDLLELLPQAAALIICLPHTHETDHLIGRRELEMLPANAVLVNVARGEIIEEDALYQTLQARRIYAAGIDVWYRYPSAADRRQGLPHPPSSFPFHDLDNVVMSPHRAGWSDEKEPARIAELAAMLNAAARGEPMPHRVDPLRGY; translated from the coding sequence TTGAACTACGAAACCGGACCGGAACACCGGGCGGACCTGCAAAACCGGCTTGCTCCCGGCGTTCGCCTGAGCATGGGCGAATGGCGGCCGAAGGCCGGTTTCGACATCCTGGTAAGCGGTGCACCGACGGCCCGCGAACTGGAGAGCAACCCGCGTCTGCGCGCGGTGATCGTACCGTGGGTGGGCGTCCCGCTGGCAACGCTGGATCTCATGCAGGAATTCCCGCACATCGCCCTGCACAACCTGCCCTACAATATCGGGCCGACGGCGGAGATGGGGGTGGCTCTGCTCCTGGCAGCCGCTAAGCGGATCGTGCCTTCCGACCGGAGGTTCCGCCAAGGGTATTGGTCGGAAGATCCATCTTCGAAAATCCCCGGTTCGGTGATGTTGGACGGTGGACTGGCCCTGATCCTCGGCTATGGCCGCATCGGCAGGCGCATCGGTGCGGCCTGCCGGGGCTTGGGCATGCGCGTCGCCGGCGTGCGGCGCAATCCCGGCACGACCGCGGAGGAGCACGCCATGGGCGACCTCTTGGAGCTTCTGCCACAAGCGGCGGCGCTCATCATCTGTCTCCCGCATACCCATGAGACCGATCATTTGATTGGACGGCGCGAACTGGAGATGCTGCCGGCGAACGCCGTCCTGGTCAACGTGGCGCGAGGAGAAATCATAGAAGAGGATGCCCTATATCAGACATTGCAGGCCCGTCGGATCTACGCGGCCGGCATCGACGTTTGGTACCGCTATCCTTCCGCAGCCGACCGTAGACAAGGGTTACCGCATCCACCGTCGTCGTTTCCTTTCCACGACCTGGACAATGTGGTGATGAGCCCCCATCGGGCCGGCTGGTCGGACGAAAAAGAGCCTGCGCGGATTGCCGAACTTGCGGCCATGCTCAATGCCGCCGCCCGCGGCGAGCCGATGCCGCACCGGGTCGATCCCCTGCGCGGTTATTGA
- a CDS encoding IMPACT family protein, translating into MSGRGFVTLKTTAEHQAEVKGSLFLAYGTRADTPEQGLAFLRTVAARHPAASHLCWAYRIDDQYRFSDAGEPGGTAGQPILRAIEGQGLDHVVVGVVRYFGGTKLGAGGLARAYGGTAAEALRTAERQEELPRTEITVEVAFEHMGALYRLLDSLGLVERRETYTEHGLKVTVSLLESLGERFRTELRNATRGQFSLIDR; encoded by the coding sequence ATGAGCGGAAGGGGTTTCGTCACCCTGAAAACGACGGCCGAGCATCAGGCCGAGGTGAAAGGTTCGCTGTTTCTGGCCTACGGCACGCGGGCCGACACGCCGGAACAAGGGCTCGCCTTTCTCCGGACCGTCGCGGCCAGACATCCGGCCGCGTCCCACCTGTGTTGGGCCTACCGGATCGACGACCAGTACCGCTTCAGCGACGCCGGCGAACCGGGCGGCACCGCCGGCCAGCCCATCCTCCGGGCCATCGAAGGCCAGGGGCTCGATCACGTGGTGGTCGGAGTGGTCCGCTATTTCGGTGGCACCAAGCTCGGAGCAGGCGGATTGGCGCGGGCCTACGGAGGAACGGCGGCGGAGGCGTTACGCACCGCCGAGCGGCAGGAGGAACTGCCGCGGACCGAAATCACGGTGGAGGTGGCGTTCGAGCACATGGGCGCACTTTACCGATTGCTGGATTCACTCGGCTTGGTCGAACGGAGGGAGACATACACCGAACATGGCTTGAAGGTCACAGTGAGCCTGCTGGAAAGCCTGGGCGAACGCTTCCGGACGGAACTACGGAATGCCACGCGTGGGCAATTTTCGCTGATCGACCGCTAA
- the pgl gene encoding 6-phosphogluconolactonase: MYPRQQKRWHIYPTATDFENRVVRGILRMAWEAIAIRGVFHIVLAGGKTPEPIYRRLAAAREEAEWRQWHVYWGDEFCLPTDDPGRNSAIARRVWLDHGPIPATQIHPIPAERGPQTGAEAYAEVIAGVEEFDLVLLGLGTDGHTAALFPGRDWGAGPASPDVLAVTDAPGPCAERVSLSAARLSRSREVIFLATGFGKFSAVQRWRCGEPLPAAAITPACGVDICVTLDAFDFA; this comes from the coding sequence ATGTACCCGAGACAGCAGAAGCGCTGGCATATCTATCCCACGGCGACAGACTTCGAGAATAGGGTGGTGAGGGGAATTCTGCGGATGGCCTGGGAAGCCATTGCGATCCGCGGGGTCTTCCACATCGTTCTCGCCGGCGGGAAGACCCCGGAGCCCATCTATCGAAGATTGGCGGCGGCGAGGGAGGAAGCCGAGTGGCGTCAATGGCATGTCTATTGGGGCGATGAATTCTGTTTGCCGACGGACGATCCGGGACGGAACTCCGCCATTGCCCGACGCGTATGGCTCGACCATGGGCCGATTCCCGCCACTCAGATCCACCCCATTCCCGCGGAACGGGGGCCGCAAACAGGCGCAGAGGCGTATGCGGAAGTGATCGCCGGCGTCGAAGAATTCGATCTCGTTCTGCTCGGCCTGGGTACGGACGGGCATACCGCGGCGCTGTTTCCGGGCCGCGATTGGGGGGCCGGTCCGGCCAGTCCCGATGTGCTGGCGGTGACGGATGCGCCGGGCCCCTGCGCCGAGCGCGTCAGTCTCAGCGCTGCCCGCTTGAGCCGGAGCCGTGAGGTGATCTTTCTGGCGACCGGTTTTGGCAAATTCAGCGCAGTCCAACGCTGGCGTTGCGGAGAACCGTTGCCGGCGGCGGCGATCACACCGGCATGCGGAGTGGATATCTGCGTGACGCTGGACGCGTTCGACTTTGCCTGA
- the zwf gene encoding glucose-6-phosphate dehydrogenase yields MTLPQPPQALPCHFVIFGATGDLSALKLLPALYHLEAGGHLPAGMSIIALGRRPWSEADWLRHLEGSIRQRMGEQFSARVYRRFAARFTYVAGDLHDPALYQTLSDRLCADQHCADTVFYLSIKPSDFGAVIQRLDQAGLNRPRGLHRIVVEKPFGEDVDSARQLNRLLHDSFDEEQIYRIDHYLGKETVQNLLVFRFANTLIEPLWNRNYIDHVQISVAEQAGISTRADYYDKAGALRDMLQNHLLQLLTLVAMEPPPALEADALRDEKVKVLRSIRPIPEQAIHAHAFRAQYGPGSIDGAPVPGYQDEPGVAPHSVAETFVAAKFYVDNWRWRGVPFYLRTGKRLARQLSLIAIRFRHPPQQLFRETPLEFIEPNWVLLSLQPSESMHIELHSKQPGLGMDTRIIRLDASYRRGREKTLEAYETLLLDIMEGDRSLFLRFDEVEWAWRVVDPILRHWTRQRDFIRAYPAGSWGPPEADRLFDKPEQSWRNQL; encoded by the coding sequence ATGACTCTGCCGCAGCCCCCTCAGGCGCTTCCGTGCCATTTCGTCATTTTCGGAGCCACTGGCGATCTGTCCGCCCTCAAGCTGCTTCCCGCGCTCTATCACCTGGAGGCCGGAGGGCACCTACCGGCTGGGATGTCGATCATCGCCCTAGGCCGGCGGCCCTGGAGCGAGGCCGATTGGCTTCGGCATCTGGAAGGTAGTATTCGGCAGCGCATGGGCGAACAGTTCAGCGCACGCGTCTACCGGCGTTTCGCGGCGCGTTTCACCTATGTTGCCGGTGACCTGCACGATCCGGCCCTTTATCAAACCTTGAGCGACCGGCTCTGCGCCGACCAGCATTGCGCTGACACCGTGTTCTATCTGTCCATCAAACCTTCCGATTTCGGCGCGGTCATCCAGCGGCTCGACCAGGCCGGATTGAACCGGCCGCGCGGTCTGCACCGGATCGTGGTGGAAAAACCCTTCGGTGAGGATGTCGATAGTGCCCGGCAGTTGAACCGGTTGTTACACGATTCCTTCGACGAGGAACAGATCTACCGGATCGATCATTATCTGGGCAAGGAGACGGTCCAGAATCTGCTGGTGTTCCGGTTCGCCAATACGCTCATCGAGCCGCTGTGGAACCGCAATTATATCGACCACGTGCAGATTTCCGTGGCCGAGCAGGCGGGCATTTCCACCCGCGCCGACTACTACGACAAAGCCGGTGCGCTCCGTGACATGCTGCAGAATCATCTACTCCAGTTGCTCACGCTAGTGGCAATGGAGCCGCCGCCGGCGCTGGAGGCCGATGCGCTGCGCGACGAGAAGGTCAAAGTGCTGCGATCGATCCGCCCCATCCCCGAACAGGCGATCCACGCCCACGCTTTCCGGGCGCAGTACGGCCCCGGCTCGATCGACGGTGCCCCTGTTCCCGGCTATCAGGATGAGCCGGGGGTGGCGCCTCACTCCGTCGCCGAGACCTTCGTCGCCGCCAAGTTCTATGTGGATAACTGGCGCTGGCGCGGCGTGCCCTTCTATCTGCGGACGGGCAAGCGCCTTGCGCGGCAACTCTCTCTCATCGCCATCCGCTTCCGTCATCCGCCCCAGCAACTGTTCCGGGAAACCCCGCTGGAATTCATCGAGCCCAACTGGGTATTGCTTTCCCTGCAACCGTCGGAGAGCATGCATATCGAGCTGCATTCCAAGCAGCCGGGTCTTGGCATGGACACCCGGATCATCCGTCTCGACGCCTCCTATCGACGGGGCCGGGAAAAAACGCTGGAAGCTTACGAGACGCTGCTGTTGGATATCATGGAAGGCGACCGTTCGCTGTTTCTCCGCTTCGACGAAGTGGAATGGGCCTGGCGGGTGGTCGATCCCATACTCCGGCATTGGACGCGGCAGCGCGATTTCATCCGCGCCTATCCGGCGGGTTCGTGGGGACCACCGGAAGCCGACCGCCTGTTCGACAAACCCGAGCAGTCCTGGCGCAACCAGTTATGA
- a CDS encoding septal ring lytic transglycosylase RlpA family protein, whose product MSILGFESIAMTVNGNFRALRYPLGRALLCSVRFALGAVFLLSGCATHIDHSKSVARSEATPHFTPRHGAAYNRAYRVKGRVYHPLASAKGYRERGIASWYGEESGRRTAMGTRFNPHGLSAAHRTLPLPTRVRVTNLGNRRSIVVVVNDRGPFVDGRLIDLSHGAAKALRLSGVGRVEVEALD is encoded by the coding sequence TTGTCAATCCTGGGTTTCGAATCGATAGCGATGACCGTCAATGGAAACTTCCGCGCTCTAAGGTATCCGCTCGGAAGGGCGTTGCTGTGCAGCGTTCGTTTCGCTCTGGGTGCTGTGTTCCTGTTGTCGGGTTGTGCAACCCATATCGATCACAGCAAATCAGTGGCGCGCTCCGAAGCGACACCCCATTTCACGCCCCGCCATGGTGCTGCTTACAATCGGGCTTATCGTGTCAAGGGCCGGGTTTATCACCCCCTGGCCAGCGCCAAGGGATATCGAGAGCGGGGCATTGCCTCCTGGTATGGAGAGGAGTCCGGCCGTCGTACTGCGATGGGGACCCGTTTCAACCCCCACGGCTTGAGCGCAGCGCACAGAACCCTTCCTCTGCCTACACGGGTCAGGGTCACCAACCTCGGCAACCGTCGTTCGATCGTTGTCGTGGTGAACGATCGCGGTCCTTTCGTCGATGGGCGCTTGATCGACCTCTCCCATGGCGCGGCAAAGGCGCTGCGGCTGAGCGGTGTGGGGCGCGTCGAAGTCGAGGCGTTGGACTGA